TGGATTGAAGCTGCCCGTAACTCAGCCAAAAACAAGTCTACGTCTGTGCAAGATTTGTATGAGTTTAATGCTCGTAATCAGATCACAATGTGGGGCTACCACCAGAACATTGAAGACTATGCCAGCAAGCAGTGGGCTGGACTAGTGGGGGACTACTACTTGAGAAGATGGAAGCTACTGAGTAGATACATGTTAGAATCTATCATGAATGGCACTGATCTAGACTCTAATGCTTATGAGAAAGAGAGATTTATACTGGAAAGTTCATGGGGTGAAGAGCACACAAAGTATCCCACGAGTCCAGTTGGCAATCCTATTGATGTGGCTTACCAGCTGTACAAGAAATACGTGACTGTTGAAGACTCCTCAGTTACTTACAAAGTCCTAGCTAATAGTGACATGGAGCTAACAGAGTTAGGTCTGTTTGGTTACAACTACCAGGCATGGACCCGTGACATTAATCAGTTGCGATTCATATGTAATGTCAACCCTACCTGTGTGGGGTTTAATTCACTAGCTATTGCATACAACTTCACAGGACCTATATCTGCTACAACTGGTGTTACTTTGTACTTGAAACAAGCCTAACTTGTGTAATAAATGAACACATATTTTAAGATGAAATTTTGTGTGAATCAAATGTGTGGCAGCGCATGCTGCTGTATAGCCAACTGCCTAATTGTGTATTATTCCATACAGCAGTATAGTATGATATCAGTGTAAAGAATTctgtcaatataattatacactgtacacaGCATACTTTGACATGTTGATTTGATGAGTTTTCTGCCTTTTAAAGATTTAACAGATTTACCATGCTTTTTCACAATCTCATGTACTGGTATACAGTTTTTAGCAGAGTAGCAGAAGAGAAAATTCTGCTGTGCATATAGACTTGCTTGATTCCGTTTATTCTAGATCATTCAATGTTCATTGTTCACCTATTTTTAATTCATATTATATTGCTTTTATTCCAGTTATATTATGTTTCAATCATTTTGATAATAAacactttgttatagctgaTGTCACACATGATAACTACAAGTATAAATCCAAATTCTTCTTATGATTTTGACTCGATCTCCACATTAGTACCATGATACACTATTCCTGAACTGTCTGTGTCACTCTCATCAAGGTCTTTGACTGGGTAAGTGGAGTCTGGAAATTTCAAATAATTATACATCCTAGCTGTGTAGACTTGTAAGTAATGCAACAACCTGTTGACATAGCACATGCTGGCAGATCATTACACCAGGTATGGTTGCAGATTCACATATCATCAAGGATGAGAGTGGGAaattatttcattatgaaaattgATGTACTATATGATCAAGTCATTTCACATAAAAATGAACCCTAGTGGAGTTATGCATAGACTATAGCTATAGTAACATTAATAGGCACACACAGTTGTGCCTGCATGACTGTTTTAATAGAGcacatgactgctttattagagatcACAATCTTTCAATTGGTTTGGAGTGACTACTTGTGTAATTTCTTTCACCCAGAAGATAGTACATCATCAATATAGTGGAATGACTTAATTGTTACTCATCACCACATGACCACCTCTTCAATGAATATTTACTTGTCTTTTGTAATTTTGTTTTGCTGTGCTCTATTGTTTCTTGTTGATACGTATACATGCTTTTGTTCTTGTTCAGTTACGTAGACAGCTTTACTATAAAGAATGGATTTTCAGTTCTGAGTAACAGGACTGAGTAAACTAATATAAATATCATTTTCCTTGTGTATGCTATCACATTTACCAACTTACCATTCCACAGGTGtctgtttagaaatgcaacacACAATTTCATATTAGCTGTATGAATGTTAGCCAAATCTGGATTTACTGAGCTCAGTGGGGTACTCATATAGACAAATCCAACATCACTCTGGTCCTCATGATATGACCCCCTAACACCAACATCATATCAGATCACATGACACAATGATATACATACCGAAGTGTTATTAGCTGACGAGTAGGGTATTCTATTAGTATAAAACAATTGCGAGCAATGTACATAGTCACTGACTACTTACTATCAGTTTGAGAGTCAACATCCACCAGTTGCTTCATTTTAATGATGTTCTTATACCACTGCCAGTTCCAAGTGTTGATAAACAATAATGGCTGCTCCACCTTGTCTTCTATACCATCCTCCACTGGCATCATGTATGTGTCAAGGCCAATGCCCACTCTGTAAGGACAAATACATTTCTTGAAAGTGCCTGAATGGAACAGGAAAGTGAAGGGAAAGCTATTGCCTACCGAAATCGTTTATCATCAGCAAGAGCTGTCACTGTGGTAGCTCCACCAAATGAATGACCCATCATTGCAGTATGTACCAAGTCCAACTTGCCCTACATAATATGTAACTAAACTAGTTGTATACTCCTTCAGGTTTCTACCTTAAACTGTTTAAAGTCAAAATCTGATTGTAACAAGTTCTCAAACTCACCACTACCATCAAGTTGATGGATAAAATCCAAACCTAGTAATATCTCCTTCCGTCGTATTGTCAACTAGATATATAGGAGCACATGAGTGCAGCAAGGCTCAACATGCATTTCCTAGCTACTTCTACTAATATTATAGCGAAGCTCACCTGGGGAACTCTAAAGGTATGTTCCTCTTCAAAAGATGATGGAGGCTTGTCATAAGGAATCCAGTGGTCCACAAACTCTTCTGAGCCATTTTTTCTATGCTTTGTGTAACAGTAGCCAGCTGAATGGTCCCTGTAGTTGAAGAATACGACTAGCTACTTCATCATTTCTCAACAAAGTGCAACACGGACAAAAATGCCTATTCTACCAAGGATAACTGATTTCAGGAGTActctgtgagtttctaattgctTCATGCATCTTGAGTGCATCTCAAGTTCTCTAACAGGCTATATTTGATGTATAGCACTCGTggcagtgcacacacacacagacacacacaccagcactggtacctgtcctattatgcaggATACACTCCAGAATTTTCTACACACTATGGACTGGCCAGCCTTTAACACAGAATTTATACAATGGTGCACTGTGCAAGCTTTGTGGTGATCAGGTTTATACCCTTTTTATAATGAAGTTAATATCAAAAACAATAAAGTTTTGAAAAAGAAAAATTTCTTAATTGGCTGCATTCACCAGTGAGGGTCCTGATACACATATAATGGGTACTTTTTTGTATGGCTAAATTTTCAAAAGAAATAGTCAACTTGCAAAcattttgaaataattatattcaaAATGTCATAGCGTTTGGCACACTGCCCTCCTAAATTGAGCTTGAGACTATACTTTGTATTAAAATGAAACCATGAAGTCACATGTCAAGCTCTCATATCACGATGCTTTCTATTCATGGATTTGGGCACACCTTGTGTAGGTGAGACAATCTGGACTCTGATTGTGGAGAGAAGCTACACTGTCACTGTGAACACTTGGTACAGAATCTGGTCTACCCCCGCAACAACCTGCATGTGTGCTGTCCCTGATTAAACTAGCAACTATGGTTGATAATGTCGAAGGGTATTTCTCATATGACACAGAACTTATAAAACAAAACTGTGGCATTTACTGTACATCAAGTAAATGTTGTTCTATAATGTGAAGTCAGCTGCATACTGTGCATCccacaaacaaaataataatatatcctccttaggccacttattgttaattttgttTCAGATCCCTGCCCACATTGCTATGTCTCACCACTTAAATTTGTTCATTATTAGTTTCCACCATTTTCATCATCTCAATGTTTAATGATTGTATAGAAGTTATAAACAAACTTGCTTACACAACTAGGCATACAGAAAAGAAAGGAAGGCTAGATGGGCTAAATACCAACCCTGATGTCAGGAGAAGGGACTCTAACCCTTTCACTTCTCAATATGTTGTTCGAGATACTCTTACAGGGCATTcagctaactctaataaaacagtcaggtccTGAGGTACATGTAAGACTGTAATGAATAAATGAGCCACCTGCCCGCATTACTTTCTGCTCTGAAACATAAAGTTAACAATAAGTAGCCTTATATATTATTGCTCAAACTGTATTGAATTAAAAGCACACAATTAGCTATAAATTGTGATTAAAATCTTGTGTCTGGAACCTCAAGCTCATGAAGTATATCAATAGAAAAATAGAGTGTAGACTCTGTAGAACATTCTAAAGTAGGTAGTCCCACATTGCAGTATAGTTGTATTTTATTGTACGGCAGTACTTATACCATAGAAGTGTGGTTTGCTTCTATACATTATGGTGAGACCCACTCTAGCGGTCAGAGCTAGCACACTGCCCGGTATAACCATTCTTAGCCCATGCCATGTAATAATAATGCAACAGACTTTGAAACTGATACAGGAAAAAGTGCAACGCCCATAATTATGTGTGCTGCACAACAGCACACACTACTTGGAGCAGACCCAAGGGCTAAACCCCTCTTTCAGTGCCAGATTTAAAAATCATACCCAGTAGTCCTGCAGTACTTCATTGTACCAATGGTGGAAACTGATGAAACCAATCTTAATACGTAGATTGCTTTAATGTGGTTTATTAGAGATCATGATGCCTGGTGGATAACTACACCTGTAGTTAATCAGTCTGACTCTGATAAGGCAATGATTTTAACTGATCATGCTATAAATGTGCTAGGTTAGCATAAACTGCTGAATAGTTGATGTTTGCTACGTTTTGTGTGATTTTTAAAGAACATGATGTAGGCAAATGATCTCCTTAGTTTACTGAAGTGCTAGATTAAATATCTGAAGATACTTTATGGATTGTTGACCTCAAGAAAAGAACCAAGAATATGTCGTAGAAAACTAAGGGAGGAGGCTGGACTAGAATCCCATACGAGGTTGTATATCTTATGAGTGAAGGTGCTCCAGGGGAGTCAGCAGTGAGAAGTCAAGCTACACAGAGTAAGCCACGCCACCAGGAATTTTCAGACACTCGTACGCAGAAACTATAAAACATATTCTCTTGAATTTTGCATCGTTGTTAGCTTAGACCCTTATCAACTAGCACACCATGTTTTATAGGATTTCCTCAAGGATTGTGTGTTTGGTGGGGCATTAAGTCTATATCCAAATCGCATGATGTTTTGGCCAAAAGTACTGATTTTCGGACCACACCTTGCAAAGCACAGGAAATGCAAAAAATTTTAATGCAATTATGCATGTGGCTAGGATAGTGACTCAAGGTCTAAcccaccaagtatcagcttatAAATCAACACTACACCTCTGATATTATTAAATGTATGAGCACATGTAGGCCAATTGAATTTTGGTAATTTATTAGTGCATATAACTACTGATGGAATTTATGAGCAAATTTAACACCAAAGTAAATCATTTTGAGTGTTTAGTATGCGTTATGATGATCTGTAGCTGGACTGCTACCaaactagctatacactgagaGTCAGAACACCTGCTACAAAGCCACAAGCAAACCCCATTTCAGTAAAATCTCTACTTGGAATATTCTCACAGAATAATGAAGTATGAAAGCATTTTGAATGGAATTTCCACTGCAGctataagtgactgttctattagagtagttgatatattcctgactgctttattagagtatctatttATTCACTAAAATCTTGGTTTCTCGCAGTAATTTAACCTATCAGTAATACTAATTTTAGTGAATAAATTGAGAtagtctaataaagcagtcaggatatttcaactactctaatagaacagtcactgaaatCCCATTTCAAAATGCTTCCATACTGTATCAttcttcaggggcggatccagagtttggaaagaggggggaaaccttgctgaaaaacagttgaagaccaaaaaaaaaaaaaaggtcacaacaataatagttacttatcctttaccaaatatattatatcacgtatgttatgtaaaataaaatcctatttatagcttcataagtaagttGCACTGcttcatgaacattgtgactgctttattagagtaattgactgctctattagagtatctcgatcttg
The nucleotide sequence above comes from Dysidea avara chromosome 3, odDysAvar1.4, whole genome shotgun sequence. Encoded proteins:
- the LOC136250234 gene encoding platelet-activating factor acetylhydrolase-like; the protein is MAVNPGWRQSGMLQGIGLPVPSGPHQVGCVDVMPLCKGDDSGLLFRLYYPTEATPDSGYHYPPWLPDNSYSTGFLLYKRFPYFAAGVLGPLTNMLLGGQKMPALHGAPVTTSTPLPVIMFSHGVAGMRTLYSAVCCDLASHGYLVAAIEHRDHSAGYCYTKHRKNGSEEFVDHWIPYDKPPSSFEEEHTFRVPQLTIRRKEILLGLDFIHQLDGSGEFENLLQSDFDFKQFKGKLDLVHTAMMGHSFGGATTVTALADDKRFRVGIGLDTYMMPVEDGIEDKVEQPLLFINTWNWQWYKNIIKMKQLVDVDSQTDKYPTRQLITLRGSYHEDQSDVGFVYMSTPLSSVNPDLANIHTANMKLCVAFLNRHLWNDSTYPVKDLDESDTDSSGIVYHGTNVEIESKS